GTTGTCGTCGGCGTTGTGGGCGTCGTATTCGGCATCACTATCGGACTTGCCGCAGCCGGAGGCGCCTACGCGGTAGCCGGGATCGTGTCGTTCGCGCTGTTCCTGCTGCTGCTCGTGCCCGGTGCGGTGTACTCGACATATGTCTCCTCGGTCTGGACGCTGTTCTTCCGCGAACTGACCGGCCGCGGCGTTCCGGCTCTGCAAGTAGCTCCCGCGTATGGCGGACCGGCCGTACCCCCGTCTGTGGCGCCTGAGTACGTGCCGGCACCCCTCGGCACGCCGGGCGAGTACGTGCCTGCGCCCCCGGCTCCTCCGTCGTTCACCGGCGACTACATGACTCCTCCACCCCCTCCCGCCCCGCCTGCGCCCGCAGAGCCCATGGCTCCGGCCGAACCAGACTCTCCGGACCTGCCGGGCTCCGGGTAGTGCGGTCGCGATGCCCGGTCGGCTCCTCGTCTGCGCGACGCCCATCGGCAACCTTGCCGATGTGACGCTGCGCGTGCTCGACGCGCTGCGTGCTGCCGACGTGATAGCTGCCGAGGACACCCGCGTCACGCGCAAGCTTCTCGCGCGCTACGAGATCACAACGCCGCTGGAGCGCTACGACGAGCACACCGCGGCGGAGCGCACACCACGGCTCGTTGAGCGCATCGCTGCTGGCAAGACGGTCGCCATCGTATCCGACGCCGGGACTCCCGGTGTCTCGGATCCGGGCGCGCGTCTGGTCGACGCGTGCATCGAGGCTGGAGCGCTCGTCGAAGTCCTCCCTGGTCCGAGCGCGATCCTGGCGGCGCTGGTCGCCAGCGGGTTGCCCACGCATGCGTTCTACTTCGGGGGCTTCCTGCCAAGGAAGGCGGGCGAGCGCACCCGCGCGCTTGCCGCTCTCGCCGCTCTCGATGCGACGCTGGTGTTCTACGAGTCGCCGAAGCGCACGGCGAAGACGCTGGATGCGCTCGCAGAGGCGTTCCCCGGTCGGCAGGCTGCGATGGCGCGCGAGCTGACCAAGCTGCATGAAGAGGTGATGCGTTCGAGCATCGAAGACCTTGCCGCACAGATAGCCTCACGTGAGCTCAAGGGCGAGGTCGTGCTGCTTGTTGGACCACCGGTGACCGCTGGTCCCGAGGTCGCCGACGATGAGGTCCGACGTCTCCTTGGCGAAGCGCGAAGCAGGGGTCTGACCAAGAAGGACGCCGTTCGCGAGGTGGCCGAGACAACGGGGCTGGCGCGCAACCGCGTCTACGGGATAGCACACGCGGGCACCGACTCCTGAGAGAGCCATCGCCCGCGTTCAACCCCCAGGGAAGCCCTTCGGCTA
This Actinomycetota bacterium DNA region includes the following protein-coding sequences:
- the rsmI gene encoding 16S rRNA (cytidine(1402)-2'-O)-methyltransferase; this translates as MPGRLLVCATPIGNLADVTLRVLDALRAADVIAAEDTRVTRKLLARYEITTPLERYDEHTAAERTPRLVERIAAGKTVAIVSDAGTPGVSDPGARLVDACIEAGALVEVLPGPSAILAALVASGLPTHAFYFGGFLPRKAGERTRALAALAALDATLVFYESPKRTAKTLDALAEAFPGRQAAMARELTKLHEEVMRSSIEDLAAQIASRELKGEVVLLVGPPVTAGPEVADDEVRRLLGEARSRGLTKKDAVREVAETTGLARNRVYGIAHAGTDS